CCGGCCAGCAGCAGCGCCCGCCGCACCAGCGTCACCGGCACCTCGCCGGCGCGGGCGATCGCGTCCACCAGGAGTCCGGCCTGCGCGCCCTGCCGCAGCTCGCCGCCGAAGAGCCCGATGAGGTGGCGCTGCTCGTCCGCGGTGGCGGCGCTGAACAGCGCGCCCACGAGCTCGCGGCGTCGGGCCTGCGAGCCGGCGCCGCCGACCTTGGAGATCTCCTCGATCGCCCGGTCGACGGCGCCAACGGTCAGGGTGGGCTCGCCCGCTGGTGGTGGCGCGTCCCGGAGGGTGGCCCAGCCGACGCCGGTCTGGCGCTGGCGCAGCTCACCGGCGAGGTACGCCGAGCCGGCCACGACCTCCTCCGGCCCCAGCCGGCGCAGGGCGTCGGCGAGCAGCTCGACCTTGGCCTTCCGGCTGGACGTCGCGGAGACCGCCGCCGAGGTGGCCACGAGATCAACAAAGCGCACGCCTTCACGGTAGTGGCCCGACCGACAATTCCGCGGCCACCGGCTGCGCCTCGCGCTGCTCGGCCCGCTGCAGCAGCAGGACGAGGAAAGCGCCCGCCACGGTCACCACGGCGGCCACCCAGCCGGCGGTCCGCAGCCCGGCCACCAGGTCCGCGGCCGGCGCCGCGCCCGCCTCCACGTCCAGTCCGGCATTGGCGACCGCGACGAGCGCGGCCAGCCCCACCGCGCCGCCGATCTGCTGCGACGTGGAGATCAGGGCCGACGCGACGCCCTGCTCACCGGCGGAGACGTCCGCGCCGCCGGCGAGGAAGACCATCGGGTACACCATGCCGGCGAACAGCCCGAGGAACACGATGCCGGGCAGCAGGCGCCAGTACGACCCGCCCGCCGACATGCCCGCCGCGACGGCCGCCATCGAGAGGCCGGCGCCGAGGACGCCGGTGAAGAGCGCGCCGCGCATGCCCAGGCGGCTGAGCAGCACCGGGAGCAGCTTGGCCGCGCCGACGATCGACATGAGGCTCATCGGCAGGAACGCGAGGCCGGCGCCGAGCGCGGTGTACCCGAGGACCTCCTGCACGTCCATGTAGAACAGGTAGTGCAGCGTGTTGATCGTGCCCATCAGCACGAAGATCAACGCCATCACCGTGACCAGGCTGCGCACGCCGAACAGGCGGGGCGGGGCCAGGGGGTCACGCGAGCGCCGCTCGATCAGCACGAACGCGGCGAGCAGCACGCCGCCGAGCGCCAGCGCACCCGCCCCGCGGGCCGAGCCCCAGCCCGCCTCCGGCCCACTGGCCAGCCCGAACACCACGAGCGTCGAGCCGGCCGTGGCGACCAGCGCGCCCGGCAGGTCGAAGCCGCCCCACGCGTAGCCGCCGGGGTCGGGGGCGAGTACCCGGAACGCGGCCACCACGGCGGCGAGCGTGAGCGGGGCGTTGACGAAGAAGACCCACTCCCAGCCGAGGTAGTTGGTGATCACACCGCCGGCCATCGGGCCAGCGACCGCGCCGAGGCTGCCGGCGACACCCCACAGGCTCAGCGCTCGGTTGCGGGCCGGCCCCGCGGCGAACGTGTTGTTGATCAGGGCGAGCGTGGCCGGGAAGAGCAGCGCCCCGCCCGCGCCCTGGACCACGCGGGCTCCGACCAGCACTCCCGGCGTGCTCGCCAGGCCGCCGGCGAAGGAGGCGAGCCCGAAGACCGCGAAGCCGAACACGAACATCCTCCGCGCGCCGAGCCGGTCCACCGCCCGCCCACCGAGCAGCAGGATCCCGCCAAGGCCGACCGCGTACGCGCTGACCACCCACTGCAGCGACTGCGCGGTGAAGCCAAGCTCGTGCCCGATGTCGGGGAGCGCCACGTACACGATGTTGAAGTCGATCGAAATGATGAAGGCCGCGAAGGTCAACAACGCCAGCCTGAGCCTGTTCATGGGTGACCACCCGTTCTCTTGGTGCACGACTTGTAACAGCACCCATGATGTGTGACCATGAACCCTGGCGTAAGGAGGCACTTTTATGTCCCAGGGAAACATCGGTGTGTCCGAGCAGGTCATCGACCCGACCGAGGATCAGGCCTGCACCGTGCGCCAGGTCCTCGACCGGGTCGGCGGCAAGTGGAGCATCGGCATCCTGGTGGCCGCCTCGAAGGGCCCGGTCCGCTTCACGGAGCTTGAGCGCTCGGTCGAGGGGATCAGCCGCCGCATGCTCACGCTCACGCTGCGCCAGCTGGAGCGCGACGGGCTGCTGGTGCGCACGGTCTACCCGACCGTCCCGCCCAAGGTGGAGTACCGGGCGACCGAGATCGCGCTGGAGCTCTACGACTCGCTCGTCACGCTGACGACGTGGGCCGAGCGGCACCGCGCCACGATCGCCGCCGCCCGCGAGGCGTACGACCGGGAGCACACGCTCACGCCAGTGAGTTGATGTCCTTCGGATCGAGGATCCGCTTCGGCGCGCCGTGGCGGGCGGCGTTGAGCATCGCGAGCCCGATCAGCTCGGTCGTGGTGACCTGGTTGGGAAACAGCCGCCGGATCAGTGGCGCGACCGGCCCGATCACGCGGTAGAGGATCCGGTAGAGCCGGGTCCTGGACGTCGCGCCGTACTTCGCCTGGATGAAGCCGGGGCGAAACATGACCGCCTTGGGAAACAGGTCCAGCAGCGCGGCTTCCGTCTCCCCCTTGACCTGCGCCCACATCGCCCGCCCGCCGGTGCCGGCGCCGGAGACGTACACGAACGTGAGGTCGGGGTTGTCGGCCGCCAGCACGCGGGCCGCGGCCATCGTCACGTCGTACGTGATCCGGCGGTAGTCGGCCTCGCTCATGCCCGTCGACGAGACGCCGAGGCAGAAGAAGCAGGCGTCCTGCCCGGCCAGGTCGCCCGCGATCGGCGACAGGTCGAGCAGGTCCTTGTGCACGATGTCGCGCAGCTTTTCGTGGCTGACCCCGGTCGGCGTGCGACCGACCGCGAGCACGCTCTCCACGTCGGGCGCGAGCAGGCACTCCCGCAGCACGCCCTGGCCGACCATCCCGGTGGCGCCGAAGACCACGACTCTCACGTGGCCGAACCTACCGCCACATCGGACGGCGCGGCGCCCGGCGCGACGAACGCCAGCAGCCACGCACCCTCGGCCGCCACCGCGGCCCGGTCCCGCTTGGTGAGCCGCCCGAACGGCTCGACCGCCAGCCGCCGCTTCGTGATCGTCCAGGTGCCGGCCACCACCCCGTCCACGAGGAACGCCCGCACGAGGCGGTGCCGCGACATGTACGCGCGGTGGGCGTCGGAGATCACCCGTGTGCGGTCGGCGTGCGACACGAGCAGGTTGTCGAAGTCGGCGAGGAAGCGCACCGGTGCCGGCGTGTCCGGGTCAGGGCGCGGCGCGTCCGGCAGGTCGAAGAGCTCCCGTCCCGCCTCGTCCCGGAAGCGGGCCAGCGGCAGCGCGTGCACCACGTCGCGCAGGCCGGTGAGGCCGGACCACACCTGCACGTCCTGGACGGTGGCCGGGCCGAACGCGGCCAGGTAACGGCGCACCATCTCTTCCGGCGCCATCGGCGACAGCGGGGCGCCGGTCCAGGACTCGAGAGTGGTGAGCACCGGCTGGCCGCTGCGCCCCCACAGGCCGCGTGGCGGCACCTGGACGAGCGGGAGCAGCCCGCGCACCCCGTGAGCGAGCGAGGCCGCCTCCCGGTCGGGCCACCGTTCGTGCAGTAGCGCCCCGAGATCGGTACCAGATATGGGTTGTGGCTCGGTGAGCTCGCGCCCGGCGGCGGCCAGGGCCGCGTGGTCGAGGCCGGCCAACGGCGCGGCGTGGATGGTGTTGGTCCGCAGGTCGCGGTCGTAGAGCGGCTGGACGAGCGGGCGGAGGCCGGCCGCGTCGCGGGCGGTGACCAGGTGGACCGTGCCGCGCATGAGCGCGATCCGCACCACCTGCCGGTCGCGCAGCAGCCCGCTCAACTCCTCGGGGTCGAACCCGGACAGCCGGCTCCACAGGCCGAGGTACGGCGCGTGCGGCGCCTGCCCCTGCAGGCCCACCAGGTGCTCGACCGCCTCCGCCGCGCCCAGCGGCACGCGCTCCAGCAGATGCTGGCGGGCGAGCGTGGCGCGCCCGAGGGCGCGCCACGTCAACACTTTCGTCACCGCAGGCCGTCGAAGAACTCGCGCACGTCGCCGACAAGCGTCTCGGTCGCCACGTGGGCCGCGTAGTGGCCGCCGGGCTCCTCGTACCGGTGCCAGGACACGATGTTGTGGTGGTCGCGCTCGGCGAACGTGCGCATCGACACGAAGTCACCCTCGAACATCGCCACCCCAGCGGAACGGTCGTCGGCTCGGCCGGCGCCTTGGCCTGCTCGGCGTGCGCGTCCTCGTAGTAGAAGCGGGTGGCCGAGGTGGCCGTACCGGTCAGCCAGTACAGCATCGTATTGGTCAGGATGAAGTCGT
The window above is part of the Phytohabitans houttuyneae genome. Proteins encoded here:
- a CDS encoding MFS transporter: MNRLRLALLTFAAFIISIDFNIVYVALPDIGHELGFTAQSLQWVVSAYAVGLGGILLLGGRAVDRLGARRMFVFGFAVFGLASFAGGLASTPGVLVGARVVQGAGGALLFPATLALINNTFAAGPARNRALSLWGVAGSLGAVAGPMAGGVITNYLGWEWVFFVNAPLTLAAVVAAFRVLAPDPGGYAWGGFDLPGALVATAGSTLVVFGLASGPEAGWGSARGAGALALGGVLLAAFVLIERRSRDPLAPPRLFGVRSLVTVMALIFVLMGTINTLHYLFYMDVQEVLGYTALGAGLAFLPMSLMSIVGAAKLLPVLLSRLGMRGALFTGVLGAGLSMAAVAAGMSAGGSYWRLLPGIVFLGLFAGMVYPMVFLAGGADVSAGEQGVASALISTSQQIGGAVGLAALVAVANAGLDVEAGAAPAADLVAGLRTAGWVAAVVTVAGAFLVLLLQRAEQREAQPVAAELSVGPLP
- a CDS encoding winged helix-turn-helix transcriptional regulator; this encodes MSQGNIGVSEQVIDPTEDQACTVRQVLDRVGGKWSIGILVAASKGPVRFTELERSVEGISRRMLTLTLRQLERDGLLVRTVYPTVPPKVEYRATEIALELYDSLVTLTTWAERHRATIAAAREAYDREHTLTPVS
- a CDS encoding NAD(P)H-binding protein, whose product is MRVVVFGATGMVGQGVLRECLLAPDVESVLAVGRTPTGVSHEKLRDIVHKDLLDLSPIAGDLAGQDACFFCLGVSSTGMSEADYRRITYDVTMAAARVLAADNPDLTFVYVSGAGTGGRAMWAQVKGETEAALLDLFPKAVMFRPGFIQAKYGATSRTRLYRILYRVIGPVAPLIRRLFPNQVTTTELIGLAMLNAARHGAPKRILDPKDINSLA
- a CDS encoding winged helix DNA-binding domain-containing protein, whose amino-acid sequence is MLTWRALGRATLARQHLLERVPLGAAEAVEHLVGLQGQAPHAPYLGLWSRLSGFDPEELSGLLRDRQVVRIALMRGTVHLVTARDAAGLRPLVQPLYDRDLRTNTIHAAPLAGLDHAALAAAGRELTEPQPISGTDLGALLHERWPDREAASLAHGVRGLLPLVQVPPRGLWGRSGQPVLTTLESWTGAPLSPMAPEEMVRRYLAAFGPATVQDVQVWSGLTGLRDVVHALPLARFRDEAGRELFDLPDAPRPDPDTPAPVRFLADFDNLLVSHADRTRVISDAHRAYMSRHRLVRAFLVDGVVAGTWTITKRRLAVEPFGRLTKRDRAAVAAEGAWLLAFVAPGAAPSDVAVGSAT